The Alcaligenes aquatilis genome contains the following window.
GTTAGCGGTGACCGCCGGGCTGCCGGTGGGGGCAGATGGGTATTACCTGCCCCCTGCAGAGAGCAGCATTCCGGATACCCCTTATGGTGAAGCGGTTCGTCGCGGTCGCACTATTTTTATGGAAACCTCCACGACCGTGTCGGATCACGTGGGCAACACCCTGGCCTGTGTGAACTGCCACCTGGATGCGGGACGCCGTGAGCACTCGGCACCCATGTGGGGCGCGTATATTCGTTACCCGGCGTATCGCTCCAAGACCAAGGCCATCAGTACCCTGGAAGATCGCATCATGGGCTGTTTCACGTATTCGATGAACGCCCAAGCTTCGCCTTCGGGTGTTGCGCCGCCCGCTGGCAGTGATGTGTATCGTGACCTGATGACTTATATGTACTGGATGTCCGATGGGGCGCCGACGGGGCAGAAGCTGCCGGGTGCTGGTTTTCCCAAACTTAAAAAGACCGAGCTGGGCTATGACGTCGCGCGGGGTAAAGAGGTTTACACCAACAACTGTGTGTTGTGTCACGCGGTGGACGGTCAGGGACAGAAGGATGCCGAAAGTGGTGTGGTGTTCCCGCCCTTGTGGGGGGCGAACTCCTACAACTGGGGAGCGGGGATGGCACGGATTGATACGGCTGCCGGTTTTATCAAGGCCAATATGCCTTTGGGTAAACCGTTCTCCTTGTCCGATCAGGATGCGTGGGACGTAGCG
Protein-coding sequences here:
- a CDS encoding c-type cytochrome, yielding MKDTQHNGRSKSAMSGGRRLAWGAGIGVLLFAIGYGLNAKGWLSFSLGSPDEGTSQLGEATYSRAAMEADRKTQSKDKLAVTAGLPVGADGYYLPPAESSIPDTPYGEAVRRGRTIFMETSTTVSDHVGNTLACVNCHLDAGRREHSAPMWGAYIRYPAYRSKTKAISTLEDRIMGCFTYSMNAQASPSGVAPPAGSDVYRDLMTYMYWMSDGAPTGQKLPGAGFPKLKKTELGYDVARGKEVYTNNCVLCHAVDGQGQKDAESGVVFPPLWGANSYNWGAGMARIDTAAGFIKANMPLGKPFSLSDQDAWDVAAYINSHERPKDARQKGTVEQARVEFHDGEESYYGKEVNGVILGGGVEK